One window from the genome of Oryza glaberrima chromosome 3, OglaRS2, whole genome shotgun sequence encodes:
- the LOC127766782 gene encoding photosystem II repair protein PSB27-H1, chloroplastic, which yields MRPASSPVPAVLTAPATAATAAIAVKPTPPQRALQASRRELVVAAGGVAAAAVALWPCGGAARAASDDEYVSETKDVIGKVRSTINMDRADPGVADAVAELRELSNSWVAKYRREKSLLGRPSFREMYSALNAVSGHYISFGPTAPIPNKRRARILEEMDTAEKALLRGR from the coding sequence ATGAGGCCAGCGTCGTCCCCCGTGCCGGCCGTCCTCACGGCCCCGGCTACCGCTGCCACTGCCGCCATCGCCGTAAAGCCAACGCCGCCTCAACGCGCGCTTCAAGCCAGCAGGCGCGagttggtggtggcggcgggaggggtggcggcggcggcggtggcgctgtgGCCGTGCGGgggagcggcgcgggcggcgtcggACGACGAGTACGTGAGCGAGACGAAGGACGTGATCGGGAAGGTGCGGTCGACGATCAACATGGACAGGGCGGACCCCGGGGTGGCGGACGCGGTGGCGGAGCTCCGCGAGCTGTCCAACTCGTGGGTGGCCAAGTACCGCAGGGAGAAGTCGCTGCTGGGCCGCCCGTCCTTCAGGGAGATGTACTCCGCGCTCAACGCCGTGTCGGGCCACTACATCAGCTTCGGCCCCACGGCCCCCATCCCCAACAAGCGCCGCGCCCGCATCCTCGAGGAGATGGACACCGCCGAGAAGGCCCTGCTCCGCGGCCGGTGA